The DNA window NNNNNNNNNNtatatatatatatatatatatatgagataTGTCTCATTTTAAGATTTGAAGTAAATGGAGCTGAATGAATACAAATTAGGCCACTGTTGCATCCCAACTGTAATGCATCCCAGCCATATTGCTCTACTCACtgcataaaacaaactttttaatctCTCAGACccaaagttgtctttttttcattatttatttatttcattgagAAATATTGAAGATGAGCAGTCAGGATGACGCTTTTTTTATTACCGACTTGGATGAGATCATATCTTGAGCAACAGAATAATCCTTATTTATTTGTGCTGGGCTTGCCCTCAAACTCTACTGAACTTGCATCATCAAATCTGCCATTCATCTGCAACTCACCCGGCACAGCCTGCAGTAGCAATTTTGCTTCTGGCTCTAATCAGCCACTTGTTGCCATTGGAGACAGCAGACACTAAGCCTGCCTGATCtgagagtgtgtgagtgtgtgtctgcgtgtgtatGGGCTAACAGACAGTCCTCTCTTTCAGTCCACGCCCCTCCACCTGGCTGCAGGCTACAACCGGGTCCGCATCGTTCAGCTCCTCCTTCAGCACGGCGCCGACGTTCACGCCAAGGACAAAGGGTGAGTGGCTCTCAAAAGAAGCGGACAAAACCACAGTGCCCAGTTTCCTTTAGTCATGTGTGCCTTGTCCTGCAGCGGCCTGGTGCCTCTTCACAACGCTTGCTCGTATGGTCACTACGAGGTCACTGAGCTTCTGCTTAAAGTAAGTCGAACTTTGTTGTATAGAAACAGGATTGAGAGCAACGTCTAGGAACAATGAGATTATCCAAGACGCGTTTTGTTTGGAAATGACTGTTTGAAACTCGGGCCTCAAAAAGCAATAATTTTAGTAGtaaattatttgattgatttttattctgacaattaatcggatttttaaaaaagttggcACACACTGCAGATTTTTTCAGTGAGCCACTTAACCTTATTTTATACAGTACTggaaagacaaaacacacaaattaattccttcttaaataagaaattacaaTAACGGTATATAAAAACTTCTAACGTCACTATGTGAAAAACTGAAACCTTTTCTGCTTCACTTCACATCAATAGTCTGGGGATGATCTGCTTATTtgttggattaactgattaataattggatagaaaaatgtgtttcctggaattattttaatttttttacaaaatttgaaacgcgtgaagctaaaactgccacttgagaAGCTTttggtagaacatatttacagacaaagatgtttttttttttatcttaaatgcaaaatgtgtatattttttatacagttttggcttaattactgatCTGAATGtattgttctttcagcaaaatgGCCTTCTTTTGAGTCTCGGTTAACAATGAATTCattactgaattagttgacGATTGTGTCAGAAATTAAttcatctgattaatcgttaCAGCCCTGCCTTAAGCAGGTTTTTAAACAGTAGGGCTCTCCTGAGTTGTGAAGTGCTCTGACGGGCTTTTCCTCCCGCAGCATGGAGCCTGTGTGAACGCCATGGACCTGTGGCAGTTCACCCCTCTGCACGAGGCTGCGTCTAAAAACAGAGTGGAGGTGTGTTCCCTGCTGCTGAGCCACGGCGCCGATCCCACTCTGCTAAACTGTCACAGCAAGAGCGCCGTGGACATGGCCCCGACCCCAGAGCTCAAAGAGAGGCTGACCTGTAAGTTTCTTCTCAGTTGGAGTCGACCTTTAGATTTAGGGTGGAGTAGAATGAATCTCAAATctttatatatatgtttatttgtcCATCTAAGCCAACTAAGCAGCAATGTTTATGCGTGGTAATTTTTTCACAGTGTCGAAAAGGTAGGAAAAATATAAGTAAGGTGGGAATATCAGTAATACTGATATTAGCccaaattttcattttgatgcttCAATAGGTTCCATGTTTTAATCCTGACTGCTGTAGAAAAGGTCATCTTTTGTGTTTAAAGCTTGAGTAAAAGTACTGGGAACACTAGAAATGTAAGCCAGGAAAACATCCATCATTGTTATGTGTCGGGTCCTTAAAGGCTGCAAGTTTTCAAACCAGCATCATTTTCCCATTTGCCTCTCTTTTTCAACATAGACGAGTTCAAAGGTCACTCGCTACTGCAGGCGGCCCGTGAAGCCGACATGGCCAAAGTGAAGAAGACTCTGGCTTTGGAGATTATTGGCTTCAAGCATCCTCAAAGCAACGAGACGGCTCTGGTGAGAAACAGAAGAGCTTTCCACTGCATTTTCAGCATCTTTTCACAGTTCAACATATGCCCAAGaatactttgttgttttttgttttagttttttcaccAGCATGGTTCTGTTGGATATTATGAAATGGTTTTTAGCAACAGATTTTAGTAGCACTGTGAGGTTTTAGTGGACTGATGTTAAAGGTGTGTATTCCAGCACTGCGCAGTGGCGTCTCCTCATCCGAAGAGAAAACAGGTGACAGAGCTGTTGCTTCGTAAAGGCGCCAACATCAACGAGAAGAACAAAGAGTAAGATGGCAATCTTATCGTATCTGTGTGGAATAAATAATACAATGAGTACGTAATGAAAACGTCACCAAACAAAATACTGAAGCTCCTCTCTTTAATGTTCTCCAGCTTCATGACTCCCCTGCATGTTGCTGCCGAGAGAGCTCACAACGACATCCTGGAGGTTCTGCAGAAACACGGAGCAAAGGTTTGTCACGTTTCTATCCCGCTCTGGTTGAAAAGTTAGAATTTGATGAGTTACTGGTTTGTGTTGCTGGTCCTGTAACTTCAGGTGAATGCAGCAGATACTCTGGGGCAGACGGCGCTCCACAGGGCGGCGCTGGCCGGTCACATCCAGACCTGCAAGCTGCTGCTCAGCTACGGAGCCGACCCGTCCATCGTGTCTCTACAGGGCTTCACCGCAGCCCAGATGGGAAACGAGGCTGTGCAGCAAATTCTGAACGGTAATCAGTGTCCCAGTTATTTCAGGggatttttcatttgtttagacTTTTATGGCAGTGTTGGGCAGATTTTATGGTGTCCAGATCTGAATTTTATTGCTTGGTTTTGGCTAATTGTCTTATTTATTGATcattctttaattatttttcccaGAAAATGTTCCCACCAGGAATTCTGATGTGGACTACAGGTTCCTGGAAGCTGCCAAAGCAGGAGACCTGGACACAGTGCAGGTAAGTTCCCTGACTCAACAGAACATGCCATCAATTAGTTATTTTCACTAGATCGTAGAATTTTGTAACggattatagatttttttttatttttattttttatgttgtaacctgaagaatttgaatttatATCAGTTACAacatcatttaatttccctttgggatcaataaagtatttttaaatttgaatttgaaaaatatccaCAGTTAAAGAGCTGTCTACAAATCCAAAAATGCATCAGAATTCTGCAAGTTGTAAGATGGAGTTATTTatactaacttttttttttccacaaaaaaattcaccccagtactttttttattatcatattTTCACACTCCAACATGTTGCTTACGTTCCTAATGCGTTTTTGCCTTTTGGCAGCAACTTTGCTCCCCTCAGAACGTAAACTGCCGGGACCTGGAGGGTCGCCACTCCACCCCCCTTCACTTTGCAGCCGGTTACAATCGAGTGGCCGTCGTGGAGTACCTGCTTCACCACGGAGCTGATGTCCATGCCAAAGACAAAGGGTTagtgtttttaaacttttatcttttactAGCAACACATCAGTTTTATTAGCTTGATTCTATacgtaaatgtttttttttatttatttatttattttagcggCCTGGTTCCCCTCCACAACGCCTGCTCCTACGGTCACTACGAAGTGGCCGAGCTTCTGGTCAGACATGGAGCCTCCGTCAACGTGGCCGACCTTTGGAAGTTCACTCCACTTCATGAGGCTGCAGCCAAAGGAAAATATGAGATCTGCAAGTTGCTTCTCAAAGTGAGAGTCCATTGTGTTTCATGTacaattttcaaatgatgaatCTGAGGGGGCGGTGGGAATGAAGCCctctgcaaactaaatattctgTGACGTGTTTTTCAGCACGGCGCTGACCCCACCAAGAAGAACCGCGACGGCAACATCCCTCTGGACATGGTGAAGGACGGGGACACGGACATCCAGGACCTGCTGCGTGGGGACGCCGCCCTGCTGGACGCTGCTAAGAAGGGCTGCCTCGCCAGAGTGCAGAAACTTTGCTCTCCTGAGAATATCAACTGTAGGGACGCACAGGGGCGCAACTCCACGCCTCTCCACCTAGCAGGTACAGAGCTGATTTAGGTTTAATGTTGCGCTTCTCCGAGTGTTATTGCTAAAACTATTCCTAGactagtatttttatttatttttttaaagatttttacatttctttttttttccctcctcagcCGGTTACAACAACCTGGAGGTGGCAGAGTATCTCCTGGAGCATGGTGCCGACGTCAACGCCCAGGACAAAGGAGGATTGATCCCTCTTCATAATGCTGCTTCATATGGGGTCAGTCTCATGGGGGCGTTGATCATTTATAAACATGACTTTTGTTCCAATCCTGAGGTtagattttgacttttttatttttcattacatAACTTGCATTTTctgattaataatgataattaatCAATCTGTCCCTCCAGgatgttgcaatgttttttttttgtttttttttttagattgttgCAGCctaaaatcacagattttcGCAGCACCTTTTTCAAAACATTGCAAagttgcaaattttttttaagcttttaaaaacatgattttaacgGAATTAATGTCTAAAGTGCAAATAACATGTTGAACTATTTACGCAGTACAAGCAAATCCTGCAGAACATCACAGCTGTTTTtagaattcaaataaaaaaggcaaatgtAATCGTTTAACGTCACATTTTCATCAGTTCAGCTTTCATGAGACGCCGTGgaacaggaagttaaattagAAGGAGGTTGAGGGCATTGGTCAAAATTCAGCTGAGTtgcagtgattggtcagaaaagaaggaaatacaGACAACATTCAAGTTGATTGGTCAGATTTAgtgaaaagtaaaagtactcgcaAAATTTACTACTTCaagtttttcagttaaattatctggggtttctgcaaaaaaaacaaactttaatttgaaaattgatGCCTGTCCCACTTTTAAGAGCTGAAATCAATCTGTTGCTATGTTCCTGTTGTGCAGAatatcagtttgttttactaAAACCGTTCCAGTGCTGTTGTGACGTAGATTTTGCTTTAGGAGTTAATGAACTCGAGCAACTTCTTCAtcattttcctcttctttttcttcttaacaGCACGTGGACATTGCAGCCCTGCTGATCAAATACAACACATGTGTAAACGCCACAGACAAATGGGCCTTCACACCTCTCCATGAGGCGGCCCAGAAAGGCCGCACGCAGCTCTGCGCTCTGCTGCTGGCCCACGGAGCTGACCCCACCATGAAGAACCAAGAGGGCCAGACGGCTCTGGACCTGGCCACGGTACGGCTCTCTGTAGGACAAACAGAGGTCATGTGTGGGGCAGGTGCagcttattattttattgaaatgacGGAAATGTTTTTTGGATTGTGTCTGAGTTTCTCCAGGCTGATGACATCAGAGCGCTCCTGATGGACGCCATGCCTCCGGACGCGTTACCCAGCTGCTTCAAGCCTCAGGCCACAGTGGTCAGTGCTTCAGTCATCTCGCCGGCTTCCACGCCGTCCTGTCTGTCAGCAGCCAGCAGCATAGACAACCTCGCTGGTCCGCTGACCGAGCTGGCCGCTGCCGCCGCTGTCGGAGCTTCTGGGGTGGCAGACGGAGCCTCAGGAACTGACCGCAAGGAAGGAGAAAGTAGGTTTACTGTGACGGTCACATGAAACACCAGGCAGTTTCATAAATGTACAgtgatttcacaaaaaatatatgcatccccttacagatttcttctattttttatttattttttgtcacacttccaATCATTAAACAATTTCTTCTGTTGTCTTCTAATCCTAATAACTGGTTCTGCCAACTTTTGCAACAAAACTTGCAATCAAGTATTTGCAATAACTGTTGGTCTTTTTCTAAATGATCTACTTTAGAATTATACCACAGCATCTACATTTTATTCAGCTCTAATTAATGGATCCTGTTCATTAATGTCGAGTTAATGAACAGGATCCAGATgagtttgtttctcatctgttcttgattttgttttagattccagGGTGATTCATTTCCTTTCTAGATCTTTCAGCTTTAGATTGTCACAGGTTTTTGATGCTGAAGATGGTTAAAATGGGTGGGGCCCATTTCTAGTAAACTCCAGGGCTTCCATAAAGCTGGATTAACGCTCAATCCGGGGTGCATTCAAGTCTAAAAATGtgtggaaaccactgggggggcgcaGAAACCACTGCTCTAGGTTATATGTGTGTAAACAACTCCAAAAGAATATTTTCACATGGGGCCAAGTCTGTGTGGTTAGCTTTTCTCCCCTCAATAAACGAAATAATTtgaagtgaaacatttaaatttgactaataaaaacagaaaaactatcTTTAAGGGAGTACATATCTTTCACAGTAGAAagctatggaaaaaaaaatctaaagaatcAAATAGTTTTTAATGTCCTGTCTAAggtctttctgtttgtttctttgcaacATGCAACATAGTGACAATGTTGGACATGAACATAAGTCAGTTCCTGAAGAGCCTTGGCTTGGAGCACCTGAGGGACATATTCGAGAGGGAGCAGGTCAGTAAAAGCTTCattataaacagaaacaatcccTGTAACTCATAGGTACAACTCTGGTTACTCACCCAatctttttttgtgatgttCATCGCCTCCAGATCACACTGGATGTGTTGGCCGACATGGGCCACGAGGAGCTGAAGGAGATCGGCATCAATGCTTACGGCCATCGACACAAGCTTATCAAGGGTGTCGAGAGGCTGCTGGGGGGGCAACAAGGTGGAGCATCCTGGGACATTGAACTGCCTGCAGcagatgttttagaaaaaaaataaaacccttacTGGTTGTTTTCACTTTACAGGTGGCAACCCGTACCTGACATTCCACTGTGCCAGCCAGGGCACCATCCTGATCGACCTGTCTCCTGACGACAAAGAGTACCAGTCTGTAGAAGAAGAGGTATTGACCAGAAGTTTGCTTACCGTATAAATATATAGTGCTAAAAAGAAtgatgttattttgtttgtgagcTGATTGTCTTCAATTTAAAATTCTGTTTGTGTCTCAGATGCAAAGCACAATTAGGGAGCACAGAGACGGAGGCAATGCTGGTGGCGTCTTCAGCAGATACAACATAATCAAGGtaattttttggttttaattctgCAGATGaaccaaaggaaaacaaagtgtttAACTAGTAGAGGCGGCCTTCTGACTAATGTGTGGTTTTTGTGCTGCACAGATTCAGAAGGTGGTAAATAAGAAGCTGAGGGAACGTTACACCCACCGGCAGAAGGAGATTGCAGACGAGAACCACAACCATCACAACGAGCGCATGTTGTTTCACGGTAACTTGCATTATGATCAGGATCCACTTCATAACTACGCACTGCTTATGGTTTGTCAGATAAAATGGTAATAAGATATACTGAACTTTTTAATTGTAACGGGACTAAATTAGGGGTGCATTGATAAATTGGCCCAGATTCCTTTACAAATAACGAGAATAAATGTTGCAAGGCACTGCACAAACTGTGTCCCATTTCCTTCAGGTTCTCCATTCATTAACGCCATCATCCACAAAGGCTTTGATGAGCGCCATGCATACATCGGAGGGATGTTTGGAGCAGGAATCTACTTTGCAGAAAACTCCTCCAAGAGCAATCAATATGTCTACGGCATCGGTGGCGGCACGGGATGCCCGACGCACAAAGACCGATCCTGCTACCTGTGCCACAGGTTGTTTTCTTCGCGTTTGGTTCTCTTGCTGCTTTTCTTCGACCAATAAGCCTGACCTCCCTGCTCTCATCCGTGTTTTTAGACAAATGCTGTTCTGTCGGGTAACTTTGGGGAAGTCCTTCCTGCAGTTCAGTGCCATGAAGATGgcccacgcccctccaggtcatCACTCGGTAATCGGACGACCTAGCGTTAACGGTTTAGCGTACGCCGAGTACGTCATCTACAGAGGAGAGCAGGTAACAGAGAAATCAGGGCAAATTCTCTAATAGTTTCGTATGTCTTTTATGTCACTACTAACATGTTGCCATGTTTTCACTCAGGCCTACCCGGAGTACCTCATCACCTATCAGATCCTCAAACCAGAGAGCGCGGCCCAGTCTGCAGCGGCAGCAGAGCAGAAGTCCTAGTTACAGAACAACTGCTCGGCCGGACATAAGGACTCGATGCTTGATACTTTCACCTTTGTATTGAAATTATATGAAGACCTTTCTCACCACCAAACACATTTCCTTCCCAGCCTCCTGCCCAGTAGAAACCATGGTGACCAGTGCTTCATAAGGATATGCTGTATAATACTTTACTATTCTTGGTGATGACgttatgtttttgcatcaacTGCATGTTATTACGGAAGCATGTAGGGCCGAGTAGCGTGCCTGGGTTAGTAGTTTGAATATCACTCCCCTCCATCCTCTTCACTCTTGACAGGAGGATGCTTGTTAAGACTTTGAAgtgtaaacattttgtcacCGTCGCTTTGTGACTGTGAAACCCACACCGCCTCGCCATGCCAACCAGAAACAGCGGGACTACTTCACCACCGAACAGGGGGTTTGTTCTCTTTAGGTGACTGTTTTTGAACGCTAAACAATAACACTACTGAAGAGATAACAATACAACATTACTT is part of the Poecilia reticulata strain Guanapo linkage group LG9, Guppy_female_1.0+MT, whole genome shotgun sequence genome and encodes:
- the LOC103469721 gene encoding tankyrase-1 isoform X1, which produces MAVSRRSSQQQQQQTTLQSPPRNGSLSGASPASPPMALLSPAVGSSESERECSGGVDMAPASPDLPVQVLASSASSTSTTSGGGSSSVSSPGSGATSPIDGSSGVVGAFRELFEACRNGDVSRVKRLVDSVNVNAKDMAGRKSTPLHFAAGFGRKDVVEHLLQTGANVHARDDGGLIPLHNACSFGHAEVVSLLLCQGADPNARDNWNYTPLHEAAIKGKIDVCIVLLQHGADPNIRNTDGKSALDLADPSAKAVLTGEYKKDELLEAARSGNEEKLMALLTPLNVNCHASDGRKSTSQKMLSTPLHLAAGYNRVRIVQLLLQHGADVHAKDKGGLVPLHNACSYGHYEVTELLLKHGACVNAMDLWQFTPLHEAASKNRVEVCSLLLSHGADPTLLNCHSKSAVDMAPTPELKERLTYEFKGHSLLQAAREADMAKVKKTLALEIIGFKHPQSNETALHCAVASPHPKRKQVTELLLRKGANINEKNKDFMTPLHVAAERAHNDILEVLQKHGAKVNAADTLGQTALHRAALAGHIQTCKLLLSYGADPSIVSLQGFTAAQMGNEAVQQILNENVPTRNSDVDYRFLEAAKAGDLDTVQQLCSPQNVNCRDLEGRHSTPLHFAAGYNRVAVVEYLLHHGADVHAKDKGGLVPLHNACSYGHYEVAELLVRHGASVNVADLWKFTPLHEAAAKGKYEICKLLLKHGADPTKKNRDGNIPLDMVKDGDTDIQDLLRGDAALLDAAKKGCLARVQKLCSPENINCRDAQGRNSTPLHLAAGYNNLEVAEYLLEHGADVNAQDKGGLIPLHNAASYGHVDIAALLIKYNTCVNATDKWAFTPLHEAAQKGRTQLCALLLAHGADPTMKNQEGQTALDLATADDIRALLMDAMPPDALPSCFKPQATVVSASVISPASTPSCLSAASSIDNLAGPLTELAAAAAVGASGVADGASGTDRKEGEMTMLDMNISQFLKSLGLEHLRDIFEREQITLDVLADMGHEELKEIGINAYGHRHKLIKGVERLLGGQQGGNPYLTFHCASQGTILIDLSPDDKEYQSVEEEMQSTIREHRDGGNAGGVFSRYNIIKIQKVVNKKLRERYTHRQKEIADENHNHHNERMLFHGSPFINAIIHKGFDERHAYIGGMFGAGIYFAENSSKSNQYVYGIGGGTGCPTHKDRSCYLCHRQMLFCRVTLGKSFLQFSAMKMAHAPPGHHSVIGRPSVNGLAYAEYVIYRGEQAYPEYLITYQILKPESAAQSAAAAEQKS
- the LOC103469721 gene encoding tankyrase-1 isoform X2 encodes the protein MAVSRRSSQQQQQQTTLQSPPRNGSLSGASPASPPMALLSPAVGSSESERECSGGVDMAPASPDLPVQVLASSASSTSTTSGGGSSSVSSPGSGATSPIDGSSGVVGAFRELFEACRNGDVSRVKRLVDSVNVNAKDMAGRKSTPLHFAAGFGRKDVVEHLLQTGANVHARDDGGLIPLHNACSFGHAEVVSLLLCQGADPNARDNWNYTPLHEAAIKGKIDVCIVLLQHGADPNIRNTDGKSALDLADPSAKAVLTGEYKKDELLEAARSGNEEKLMALLTPLNVNCHASDGRKSTPLHLAAGYNRVRIVQLLLQHGADVHAKDKGGLVPLHNACSYGHYEVTELLLKHGACVNAMDLWQFTPLHEAASKNRVEVCSLLLSHGADPTLLNCHSKSAVDMAPTPELKERLTYEFKGHSLLQAAREADMAKVKKTLALEIIGFKHPQSNETALHCAVASPHPKRKQVTELLLRKGANINEKNKDFMTPLHVAAERAHNDILEVLQKHGAKVNAADTLGQTALHRAALAGHIQTCKLLLSYGADPSIVSLQGFTAAQMGNEAVQQILNENVPTRNSDVDYRFLEAAKAGDLDTVQQLCSPQNVNCRDLEGRHSTPLHFAAGYNRVAVVEYLLHHGADVHAKDKGGLVPLHNACSYGHYEVAELLVRHGASVNVADLWKFTPLHEAAAKGKYEICKLLLKHGADPTKKNRDGNIPLDMVKDGDTDIQDLLRGDAALLDAAKKGCLARVQKLCSPENINCRDAQGRNSTPLHLAAGYNNLEVAEYLLEHGADVNAQDKGGLIPLHNAASYGHVDIAALLIKYNTCVNATDKWAFTPLHEAAQKGRTQLCALLLAHGADPTMKNQEGQTALDLATADDIRALLMDAMPPDALPSCFKPQATVVSASVISPASTPSCLSAASSIDNLAGPLTELAAAAAVGASGVADGASGTDRKEGEMTMLDMNISQFLKSLGLEHLRDIFEREQITLDVLADMGHEELKEIGINAYGHRHKLIKGVERLLGGQQGGNPYLTFHCASQGTILIDLSPDDKEYQSVEEEMQSTIREHRDGGNAGGVFSRYNIIKIQKVVNKKLRERYTHRQKEIADENHNHHNERMLFHGSPFINAIIHKGFDERHAYIGGMFGAGIYFAENSSKSNQYVYGIGGGTGCPTHKDRSCYLCHRQMLFCRVTLGKSFLQFSAMKMAHAPPGHHSVIGRPSVNGLAYAEYVIYRGEQAYPEYLITYQILKPESAAQSAAAAEQKS
- the LOC103469721 gene encoding tankyrase-1 isoform X3 — encoded protein: MDAASIIGEYKKDELLEAARSGNEEKLMALLTPLNVNCHASDGRKSTSQKMLSTPLHLAAGYNRVRIVQLLLQHGADVHAKDKGGLVPLHNACSYGHYEVTELLLKHGACVNAMDLWQFTPLHEAASKNRVEVCSLLLSHGADPTLLNCHSKSAVDMAPTPELKERLTYEFKGHSLLQAAREADMAKVKKTLALEIIGFKHPQSNETALHCAVASPHPKRKQVTELLLRKGANINEKNKDFMTPLHVAAERAHNDILEVLQKHGAKVNAADTLGQTALHRAALAGHIQTCKLLLSYGADPSIVSLQGFTAAQMGNEAVQQILNENVPTRNSDVDYRFLEAAKAGDLDTVQQLCSPQNVNCRDLEGRHSTPLHFAAGYNRVAVVEYLLHHGADVHAKDKGGLVPLHNACSYGHYEVAELLVRHGASVNVADLWKFTPLHEAAAKGKYEICKLLLKHGADPTKKNRDGNIPLDMVKDGDTDIQDLLRGDAALLDAAKKGCLARVQKLCSPENINCRDAQGRNSTPLHLAAGYNNLEVAEYLLEHGADVNAQDKGGLIPLHNAASYGHVDIAALLIKYNTCVNATDKWAFTPLHEAAQKGRTQLCALLLAHGADPTMKNQEGQTALDLATADDIRALLMDAMPPDALPSCFKPQATVVSASVISPASTPSCLSAASSIDNLAGPLTELAAAAAVGASGVADGASGTDRKEGEMTMLDMNISQFLKSLGLEHLRDIFEREQITLDVLADMGHEELKEIGINAYGHRHKLIKGVERLLGGQQGGNPYLTFHCASQGTILIDLSPDDKEYQSVEEEMQSTIREHRDGGNAGGVFSRYNIIKIQKVVNKKLRERYTHRQKEIADENHNHHNERMLFHGSPFINAIIHKGFDERHAYIGGMFGAGIYFAENSSKSNQYVYGIGGGTGCPTHKDRSCYLCHRQMLFCRVTLGKSFLQFSAMKMAHAPPGHHSVIGRPSVNGLAYAEYVIYRGEQAYPEYLITYQILKPESAAQSAAAAEQKS